A segment of the Leptolyngbya sp. NIES-3755 genome:
TCAAACCAGTTCTTCGTCCAACCTTCCCAGAGCGCAGAAAACGATCGATACATCTGCACTTCAGCGAGTCCGCGACCTAATCCATACCAGAGTCGAAAGTTTTGCTGTTTGATCCGGCGACTTAATTCGACATCTTCGACTACGTAATCATGGACAGCGGCATGACCTCCAATTGCATCATACGCACTCCGACGAAACAACATAAATGGACCCGCTGCAAACGCTGTTTCTGACATGGGGTCATTCACAGGCGCAAAATCAAAGCCAACTGCTAATAAAAATACAACGATCGGCTGGACGAGCCATTCAGACCAATGCCGACAGAGAATCACAACTGCTAAGGAGAGGAGGTCGATCTTTTCTTGTTGAGCAAATGCGATCGTTCTTTCAATACTCTGCGGTTTCAATCTCACATCCGCATCGATAAACAGCAAAAACTCGCTCTCAATCTGTTTCGCGGCTTGGGTACACGCCCAATTTTTCCCAACCCAGACTTCTCCTGCGGGTCGCTCTCCAGCCGACATCAATTTCAATCGAGCATCTTGTCGCGAGTCTTGGAAGAGTTCAACAATTTGCTTTGTTTCATCAGTAGATTGGTCATCGACGACCCAAACTTGAAGGCGATCGGCTCCGATCGTTGTACTGTCTAAAACTGATGTAATACAAGCTTCGATATTTGCGGCTTCGTTGTATGCCGGAATGACCACCGCGACTTTTGGGAAGGAATCAGCGATCGCCAAATCAGGAACCACAGGAGCAGCTTGCAGGGCACGATCGAGTTTTCCAGAAAAAATCGTGATTCCCACGATCGAAACAATCAAGATCAACGAAACAAATATCATGCCGAACCTACAACGCTTTATCTCAGCGTATAAGATCCGTTGTATTTTTGAGAGAGATGAATACCACGATCCGCATTATGAAAAAGCTCCTCCTAACGTTCTGCCGGGGCTGGCTCCTTGCTTTAGTTCTCTCTCTATCGCTTTGGGCTACTCCCGCGCTTGCTACCAGTTTGTATGAAGTGCCACCTGTCTCCGATGCGCGAGTGGTTGATTTGGGCGATATCATCAGCCGATTTAACGAAAGCAAACTGAATGAAACACTGAATGATCTGGCAACGAAAACAGGTCAAGAAGTTCACTTCGTCACGATCCGACGACTTGATTATGACGAAACCGTTCAATCCTTTGCCGGTAAGCTGTTTGAGCAATGGTTTCCGAATTCAGAAGAACGGGCAAATCAAACGCTGGTGGTTCTAGATAGCATCACGAATAATTCAGCGATCGTCACTGGAGAAAAGGTGAAATCGCTGATGTCGGATGAGATAGCCGCCAGTGTCGCTCAGGAAACGATGCAGGTTCCTTTGCAAAAAGGCGATCGCTATAATCAAGCGTTTTTGGATGTCAGCGATCGATTAGTGGCAGTGCTATCCGGTGAGCCTGATCCGGGTCCGCCTGTTGTAGTTGATAATGTCAAAACTGAAGGAACCTTTGCATCGCGAGAAGAAACCGCAAAAAGTAATGCAATTCCCTGGGTGATTGGCTTATTGATTGCGGCGACTGTGATCCCGATGGCGACCTACTACTGGTATGTTCGCTAGAAATTATAGTGTCTCCAACTTTTAGCGCACAGCTAGATTTCGGAGACACAACTTAAGACAGAACAGAAGTTTCACCCGTGGCAGATGGGGCGCGATACGCGAGTTCGTTAGGGTTGTTATTACTCACCAAGCTTTAGGCAAGCTCCTTGTCAAAGCTCTTTAACACACCTGATTAAGAAGCTATGTACGCACCCATTTGGACGGGAAAAGTTTATCCACTAGGCGCAGCCTGGGACGGAAAAGGAACCAACTTTTCGATCTTTTCTGAACACGCCACGGGAGTCGAAGTTTGTTTATTTGATGCCCAAGGTTCAGAACTGCGGTTGCCGCTGTACGAAGGTGAAAATTTTCTCTGGCATGGTTACGTTCCTGGAATTGCACCAGGGCAGCGATATGGCTTTCGAGTTCATGGTGAGTGGAATCCACAACAGGGACATCGATTTAATTCAAATAAGCTCTTGATTGATCCGTATGCGAAAGCGATCGAGGGAAATGTCCAACATGGTGAAGCAATCTTTAGCTACCGCTGGGATGATCCCGCTGGAGATTTGGGATTTTCTCATTTAGATAGCGCTTCCCTGATGCCGAAGTGCATTGTTGTGGACCAGTCGTTTGATTGGGAAGGGGATCAGCTTTTACAAACTCCTTGGAACGAAACCGTCATCTATGAGATGCACGTGAAAGGGTTTACTCAAAAGCATCCAGAGATTCCAGAAGAGGTGCGGGGAACTTATGCGGGAGTTGCACATCCAGCCGCGATCGCACATCTTCAGTCGCTTGGAATTACAGCAGTTGAATTAATGCCTGTTCATCACTTTCTAGCGCATCCTGGACATTTAGAAAATAAGGACTTAACGAACTATTGGGGCTACGATTCGATCAACTATCTCTCACCGTATGCAGGCTATAGTTCCGACAAGACTCCGGGCGGTCAGGTGCGAGAGTTCAAAGAGATGGTCAAAGCACTGCACAAGGCTGGAATCGAAGTCATTTTAGATGTGGTTTACAATCACACCGGAGAAGGAAATCATGCAGGTCCAATGCTCTCCCTGCGCGGTATTGATAATAAAACCTACTATCGCTTAGTAGAAGGGAATGAGCGGTACTACATGGATTTTACCGGATGTGGGAACTCGCTCAATGTGCAAAGCCCCCAAGTATTGAAGCTAATCATGGATAGCTTGCGCTACTGGGTCACAGAAATGCACGTGGATGGCTTCCGGTTTGATCTTGCTTCTGCACTGGCACGGGAACTATATGAGGTTGATAACTTAGCTTCGTTCTTCGATATCATTCACCAAGACCCGATTCTGGCAGATGTAAAACTGATTGCAGAACCTTGGGATATTGGCGATGGTGGCTATCAGGTTGGAAACTTTCCGGTGCTGTGGTCAGAG
Coding sequences within it:
- a CDS encoding glycosyl transferase family 2 (similar to AA sequence:cyanobase_aa:LBDG_00150) — encoded protein: MIFVSLILIVSIVGITIFSGKLDRALQAAPVVPDLAIADSFPKVAVVIPAYNEAANIEACITSVLDSTTIGADRLQVWVVDDQSTDETKQIVELFQDSRQDARLKLMSAGERPAGEVWVGKNWACTQAAKQIESEFLLFIDADVRLKPQSIERTIAFAQQEKIDLLSLAVVILCRHWSEWLVQPIVVFLLAVGFDFAPVNDPMSETAFAAGPFMLFRRSAYDAIGGHAAVHDYVVEDVELSRRIKQQNFRLWYGLGRGLAEVQMYRSFSALWEGWTKNWFEGSNRNYQAAFYCIFVTFLIFSMPFIGGAIALIQLAVSGFTIATGLTLGFSAIALFQHYSIRLRSEPYTLISTQYWWAIGVGGLLVCAIVLTSMVKTVTGWGWTWRGRQLN
- a CDS encoding hypothetical protein (protein of unknown function DUF477;~similar to AA sequence:cyanobase_aa:LBDG_09970) — its product is MNTTIRIMKKLLLTFCRGWLLALVLSLSLWATPALATSLYEVPPVSDARVVDLGDIISRFNESKLNETLNDLATKTGQEVHFVTIRRLDYDETVQSFAGKLFEQWFPNSEERANQTLVVLDSITNNSAIVTGEKVKSLMSDEIAASVAQETMQVPLQKGDRYNQAFLDVSDRLVAVLSGEPDPGPPVVVDNVKTEGTFASREETAKSNAIPWVIGLLIAATVIPMATYYWYVR
- a CDS encoding glycogen debranching protein GlgX (similar to AA sequence:cyanobase_aa:LBDG_55110), which translates into the protein MYAPIWTGKVYPLGAAWDGKGTNFSIFSEHATGVEVCLFDAQGSELRLPLYEGENFLWHGYVPGIAPGQRYGFRVHGEWNPQQGHRFNSNKLLIDPYAKAIEGNVQHGEAIFSYRWDDPAGDLGFSHLDSASLMPKCIVVDQSFDWEGDQLLQTPWNETVIYEMHVKGFTQKHPEIPEEVRGTYAGVAHPAAIAHLQSLGITAVELMPVHHFLAHPGHLENKDLTNYWGYDSINYLSPYAGYSSDKTPGGQVREFKEMVKALHKAGIEVILDVVYNHTGEGNHAGPMLSLRGIDNKTYYRLVEGNERYYMDFTGCGNSLNVQSPQVLKLIMDSLRYWVTEMHVDGFRFDLASALARELYEVDNLASFFDIIHQDPILADVKLIAEPWDIGDGGYQVGNFPVLWSEWNGRYRDEMRDFWRGQDGKLGEFGYRFTGSPDLYQLNGRRPHASINFLTAHDGFTLRDLVSYNEKHNQANGEENRDGESHNRSWNCGIEGETDDAEVLSLRERQQRNMMSTLMLSQGIPMIVMGDEMGRTQSGNNNAYCQDNELSWLDWELCDRNEDLLNFTRELIHFRHEHPVFRRQRWFQGQAIHGSSVSDIAWFNLDGNDMTCEQWCNGYSKAIAVFLNGNELPDRGPKGGRIRDNSFLLLFNAHWDMLEFVLPARLRQRKWSAVINTKEPRFVTEKITFSGTKTVPVMGRSLVVLQSGI